The Cuculus canorus isolate bCucCan1 chromosome 3, bCucCan1.pri, whole genome shotgun sequence DNA window TTCATCTCCCTGATATGCAGAGGTGCTCActatttatttatgttaaaagaaaaatattttttcagcattgctgTTATTGGTTGCTTTGACTCTTTCTTCCTAGCTGTTGTGTTAGAATGCTGTCATGGCTCAGGATTTTAGACTTCCAGTTGTCTTCTCCAGAATGCAGAATTGCAGTTTCTTAGTTGTTTTTTGAATGGAAACTGGTAAGTTTGTTCATAGCATTGGTGCTTTTGAACCTTTTCGGTTCTGCTGTTTTCACCGTTTTCAGATGGAAACAGAGGTGCATGATGAAAACACTGTGTTTCtctaataataaattttatctGAGGAGAAAAGACCACATGATAAAGCTGGTTTGTACAatacaaagcaagcaaaaatgcaatgccataaatatttttattgcctttttgaAGTTTAAATTTCTGTGGCTTGCATTGTATTCTGTTGATAATTTGTACAAATCCAAATATGTATTAGTCAATTAGTAGACATTTTGGTGGACTTCAGAGGCTAAAAATCAAGCATTTAACAAGCTGAGTTGTACTCTAATTTCTTAATGACTGCCATTACAACTTACATGAGAGAGCAGGAGCTGATGGAAGAACTGATACAGGAACAGAACTATTTTGCAGCTTCTGAGGATGTCAGGTAACAAGCTCAGTAGGGAAAAGTCCTTTTGTGGGATGTAACTGGAACTTAATTGCTTATAGCAATCAcaaaatttcaatattttacagggttttctttgtttgattttaaaggaaaaacattgtTCTGAAAGAAGATGAACTTCGGTAGTAACTGTGCATAAGCTGAGATTTCCGATTCTGACGGTTTTTCCTGAGCAGAAAAGGAATAGGAATGAAATAGTTGAAgttctcttcattttcacatGTCAGTTTTACATGGCTGTAAGGATGTCGTGTAGAATTAATAATGACCTTTCCAAATAAGGTTGCCCAGTAGCTATCTATAGAAGGCGCATATCTTATAGCTTAAGGTGTCAAAATTTAGGTCTCCgttttgctttatatttagAAGCTGCCTgtgctttgtatttgtttagAAGCTATCTTCAGTTTGCATCTGCATGGCAGAAGAAGTGACTCTGTGCTTTGTATACAAGTTCTTTTTAACATCACAATTTCTTGAAAGTAAGAATTCAAATAAAGGGTGATAACTAACGATTTTCAGCGATACAGACTGACAGAAACGCATTGGCTGCAGTTTTGAGGAGGATGTGTTTAATTCTTCCTTTAGTAGTGAGCTCCCCCAGGAGAtgaaaaagatttgaaaaatcaaaagctATATTTTAACTGACTagaaatgtgcattttatttgAATGTACATTGTTTATAAAACTCAAGAAATTATAATGCAAGTGTGTGGGAGAGGGGTGTTTAAAGCTTTTCCCACTGTGTTTTTGCATTAAAGCCCTTTCTATTCAGCCATCCTGGTGGGTTTGGGCAGCAAATTTTGCACGATTCCCTCTTACTCTTTGGAAGTTCTTTATATTTCCTCTGATTGgcttttacttgtttttttacTCTCCACATCTTCACCCTAGTCTTTCCTTTGCAAAGACTTCCATGAGCTGGAAACTCCAGCTCTCTACAGTGTTTCCTTGGCTGCTGCaccctgtatttttttcttagcactTCCACTTTTTCCTGGCCTTCGGGGTGTTCTCGCCTTGACACCATTTAAGTTGTATGTTCATGTAGTATTATGTAGGTGGAGAGGGATGTGTATACATTTTGATTCTGTAAAATCTGGATAACTACTGGTAGACTAGCTTATCTTTAAAGCATAATTTGTTTGGAAGTGGGGTTTTTTGACAAGTGTGTTACTGCTGTTTCACTGTACTTTTATTAATTGCTTCAAGTACAAAATACCGTGTGAAGAATAAATGTGACTCCGTATCCCAAACTGGGAGGATTGCATCAGTTAGTAAAGTATCAATGACAACTTTCTACTCTTGCCTCTTGAAAGCTCTCTCAGAATGTTAAATCAGTTAAGAGGAAATTGGATATATGATTTTTACTGTAAGCACAATACAACAGTTATCcatctcagaaaaataacatgtaGAATTACAAATTTTGTGTAGGTACAAATACCATACTTTTGTCCTTGCTGGTACGAAGATCGTTGATTAGTTTATCGCTTCTTGTCCTGGACAAGTTgctctgtttctggtttttgctttgcagcttagtcttttccctttttttcatgATTGTAGACAGTTGCAAGAGCAAcagaggcagaaggagctggaacGGGAGAGGCTGGAGCGTGAACGAATGGAAcgggagaggctggagagggagaggCTAGAAAGGGAAAGACTTGAAAGAGAGCGCCTAGAACAGGAGCAACTGGAAAGAGAACGGCAAGAAAGGGAACGGCAAGAACGCCTAGAAAGGGagagacaagaaaaagagaggcaGGATCGAGAACGGCTTGAACGACTTGAACgagaaaggcaagaaagagaACGGCAAGAACAGTTGGAAAGGGAACAACTGGaatgggaaagagagagaagaatttCAAATGCTGGTAAGAATTTCAGAACCGAGTGTATTCAAGTACCAGACTACTATTTATGTGTTTGGGTGGTGGAGTGGGAGAGAAGCAACGGAAGGCAGTGAGTACAGTTGTGCAACAACAGTCAGTATTTTGGGCTTCTATTTGCTGGAATTGCTTCCATTTTTATGACAAGAAGTCCAAGATCTGTGACTTTCCTGCCATAATTTTCTATGAACACTGAAACTTTTTTTGCACTATTTGCTCACTCCATTTCCATACTCTCTGATTGCTTGAAGAACTTGAATCATATTGGACACCTCCAACATTGGTTAAAGTATGATGAGTTAAAGTTTCTAAATAGCTTATCATTGTTTGCTCTGTTAAACAAGATGTATTCTGATTATATaatctgaggggaaaaaaatgtgttaatgtAGAAGGTATGTACCTACATGAGGCAAAGTAATAGTGCAAGAGATGCCTTTCCGTATAAAGTTTTCTTAATGTATTGTTGTAGTAACATTTCGCTGAAATGTATTATATGTGTTTGTAGATAACATAGCGCACTGACTGTGGAAATGTATCCAGTGGCAACTGAAAGTTGTCTTATTTTGGCAATATAATGGAACGTTAGTCAAGTACTTAGTTGTTCTTTAGTAACAAGCTCAGTTTACTTAAGAAGTCAGCTCATAGTAAAATTTGAGGTATACTATGTAAGAGCTGGTCACTTTAGAGCAGAGGATTTTATTGGTAGTTTTACTCCCAGTAGTTTCAAGTTTGTGATTGGAGCTTTttctggggaagagaaagatgatGCTTGCTGCCAATGGTGTGAGTTTTGTTAGTGGACTTGTAGCAAATGTTAAGATCACTACACTTGCTTGCAATTTGCAACCAAATAAGAAGATAAAAGCTGATAAAAGACTGATTAATCAACCCTGTATCTAATCGATCTCACAGGTGGAAGTGAGAAAACTTACTCTAGAATGTACTTGTAAATTCAAATGTTGGCACAAAAATAGTtggtaaaatttaaaaacaactgtTGATAATATGTAAAACTTTCCTAACAGTGTTTTCACTTGTGCCTAATCCTCTGGTACTAACTGTAGTCTACATTTATACATTTTGTTTGaatgctggttttgttgcttCATTagctccctttttctctttctcctttttttgtcctgcctttgctgctgctttccatcTTCTGTCCAGCTCCATCTTTCGACAACTCCCCGTATAGCACTCCACTTCCTGACTACTCCAGTTGCCAGCCTCCTTCAGCACCTCCTCCATCATATGCAAAAGCAGTCTCAGCACCAATGTCAGAGGCCACACCGGAGTATGCTGTAGTGACTTCTGCACCACCGACTTCCACTCCCCCTACACCGCCTCTAAGGCACTCTGCATCACGTTTTGCTACATCTTTAGGCTCAGCTTTCCACCCTGTTCTCCCCCATTATGCTACGGTTCCTCGTCCACTGAACAAAAGTTCTCGGCCTCCTTCTCCTGTCAATGCCCCAGCGACTTTGCCTCCAAATACAAAGCCTGTGGCCTGGTCTGCACCCAGttttgcccccctccccccatctcctccagtAATGATAAGCAGTCCACCAGGCAAAGCTACTGGTCCAAGACCTGTCCTCCCGGTGTCAGCTTCTAATCCAGTGACCCAAATGTCTACGTCTCCCACAGCTCCTAATGGGCTTCCTGAAAACCTggcttttccagctccttcacctTCTACCTCAGGTCCAACTCCacctctgccacctcctccccccccaCTGCCTTCCTTTCCGCCTCTGTCACTCTCTGGACCTCAagcttctccttctcccaaCTCCCCGAATGCCTCGACTCCCTCATCCAAGCCTAGtgttctcccttctccctctgcagctACCCCTGCCTCTGTTGAGAACTCTCTAAACTCTGTGCTGGGAGACTCCTCTGCTTCTGAGCCAGTCTTGCAGGCAGCCTCTCAGCCGATTGATCCTACGACCCAGCAGGGTAAGGCTTTCTGTTATTGCTACTAATGCACTAATCAGGAATGCAGTCAAAACCAATTGGTGTCAAAGCCCATAACTGCCCCAAAGAATTAGTACAGTGCTTTCAAAGTTGCAGTGATCTTAATACCACAACGAAATACCATTTGGAAAGCTGAGGTAAGGGAAACTttaaagctttgcagaaaagagcCAGCTTCCTGTGATCTACCAGAAGTAAATTTCTGATTTCTTAGATTCTCACCTGTTAAGAGAAGAGCTTATTGAATACTTGCTTGGTAAATCTTGCACTGTTAGTTATTTGGAACATGGTGTTAATAGGTAGCATCATAAGTTTCCTAACGGCAGCCAACACAGAAGAACACGTGTGACTTTGAACATGTGAGTGACCTGGAGCAAGGAATAGTCTGAACCACTTTGATACTCTGTtcaaattttgaaatttcatttccttctggaCAGTGGTTGTATTATGATATCTGGCTGTATGCACGCACTTATGGAAAGACAAGATCTACCAGTGTAGCTAAAAAGACTTTAGAAAACGAGTTTGGTTAGGCACGTGACAGTCTTAACAGGCGCTCTACCAATATGATAGAATTGTGTTTTACAGGGATGGAAATACCTCTGTTAACCTGAGTCCTGCTTTTGTGTTGATTCAATAAATTCAGGTCTTTGTATGCAAGTCTGCAGTAGCTTGACCAACTGTGTGGGCAGAGGGGCTTCTGGGGGATGAGCAGGCTGTGGCTTCATCGCACACAAGCCAAGCAGCGCAGATGCTGCTTATACCCTCTTGTCTTAAATGAAGGTGTGAGCTACTCTGGAACGGAGTGGGAATAGGTTGAATGGCCTCAGGTGTAGCGTTGAATAAAAGTGTGCGCTTGGACCAAGGAGTTTAAATGGCTCTTAAATTTACACAGTGGTTAGCAGAGTAGGAAACCAGAAAGAGTCATATGTGAAATGCCTGCCTGTAGAGGTCACTTGAGGTAGTTGTGCAGCTTTTTTAAGTAGCTTATGGCAATTTGATTGAGGTGGGGGAGGATGCGTGGAGCTGTTTTCTTAGTCACAGTTTCATAAACTGTTCTTGTAACAGTGATCATCAGCATAtcctttcttcaaaacacaattTGTATTGCATACCAATGTGAACTTAAAGCATTAAAGGAATCATAAATCAAAAATAGAAGAGCTTCTTCTATCAGCTTAAAATGTCAGCCTTCTAACTCACTAATTAGTGCttgtattaaattattaaagttGATTCCTAGAATGTTTTTTAGAGGGAACGTTTTTAAGTAGCTTAGAAACTAGCTTTGGCACTCAAACAGTTCCAGGGTTTAGATGTTTGGGTGGTATGTTAAATGCTTGTTAAAGTCTCTCTGCGTTTAGCACCATTTCAACACACAGGATTGTTCCTACGCAGTATAATGCTTGTGCCTTACCTAACTCCTTATAAAAAGCTTTGTCTGTTTCCCGGTATAAGTTTCTTCTTGGTTGCAGCACAGAACCTGACTGGAGGGGTTTTGTATGTAAACATCTCTGAAACTGTCTGATCTCTCATTGTATACTATGTAATATTTTTAGAGTATTTAATATGAATCCTTCTCTCCTACTGAAACTTGCAGTGTTTTCTTGCCTATAAAAAGGACCCTTACCAGTATTGACATCTTGTACACTGAGCAAAAGAACAGATATTTCAAtagaaataagatatttttattctgaatccTTAACATAGtctatttgtttcttctttgataCTAGGTGTTGTCCAAGGACCACCTGCACCTCCTCCCCCACCTCCTCTACCCCCTGGCCCAGCTCAGTCTTCAGTAGCAGCCCCACCTCCTCCTggcccaccaccaccacctccacttccagcagcagggccgccaccaccgccaccaccgccaccacctCCACTTCCTAGCCAAGCTCCTCCTGTTcccctgccacctcctgctcccccaCTCCCTGCCTCTGGATTTTCAGTGGGATTTGTGTCCGAGGAAAATCGCCCTTTAACTGGACTAGCAGCTGCACTTGCTGGAGCCAAACTTAGGAAAGTCTCCCGGGTAAATataattcttgtttctttttctgattccTGCCTCTAAATCTTGTTTGTCTTCCTGAACTGTTTGTAATTTTTGTTCAAGACTAATAGCAGTATCAAGACTTTTGGAGTAGGTTTAATTAATTATTAGAAAAGCACTGTAGGATGTGCTGCCAGCCCATCACATTCTTTatacagttatttctttttcGTACGTTAACTTTGCTGCTTATTATTAAGTcacctgtatttttatttacacatatatgtatttatCTGCTCTTATTTTGTGTGTTCTGAAGGGTGAAGACTCTTCCAGTACaagtggaggaggaggcagctctgCTTCATCTAAAACAGACGGTGGTCGTGGAAATGGACCACTTCCCTTGGGAGGCAGTGGGTTGATGGAAGAAATGAGCGCCCTGCTAGCCAGGAGGTAAGGACCTGTTTCTACTATGCTCCAGCCTCTTATTT harbors:
- the ENAH gene encoding protein enabled homolog isoform X3 → MSEQSICQARAAVMVYDDANKKWVPAGGSAGFSRVHIYHHTGNNTFRVVGRKIQDHQVVINCAIPKGLKYNQATQTFHQWRDARQVYGLNFGSKEDANVFASAMMHALEVLNSQEAGPTLPRQNSQLPSQVQNGPSQEELEIQRRQLQEQQRQKELERERLERERMERERLERERLERERLERERLEQEQLERERQERERQERLERERQEKERQDRERLERLERERQERERQEQLEREQLEWERERRISNAATPASVENSLNSVLGDSSASEPVLQAASQPIDPTTQQGVVQGPPAPPPPPPLPPGPAQSSVAAPPPPGPPPPPPLPAAGPPPPPPPPPPPLPSQAPPVPLPPPAPPLPASGFSVGFVSEENRPLTGLAAALAGAKLRKVSRGEDSSSTSGGGGSSASSKTDGGRGNGPLPLGGSGLMEEMSALLARRRRIAEKGSTEPEQKEDKTEESESSTSKVSSTSTPELTRKPWERTNTVNGSKSPVISRRESPWKNLLASENRFYDSLSRPKSTSTGQPSANGVQLEGLDYDRLKQDILDEMRKELTKLKEELIDAIRQELSKSNTA
- the ENAH gene encoding protein enabled homolog isoform X4; protein product: MSEQSICQARAAVMVYDDANKKWVPAGGSAGFSRVHIYHHTGNNTFRVVGRKIQDHQVVINCAIPKGLKYNQATQTFHQWRDARQVYGLNFGSKEDANVFASAMMHALEVLNSQEAGPTLPRQNSQLPSQVQNGPSQEELEIQRRQLQEQQRQKELERERLERERMERERLERERLERERLERERLEQEQLERERQERERQERLERERQEKERQDRERLERLERERQERERQEQLEREQLEWERERRISNAATPASVENSLNSVLGDSSASEPVLQAASQPIDPTTQQGVVQGPPAPPPPPPLPPGPAQSSVAAPPPPGPPPPPPLPAAGPPPPPPPPPPPLPSQAPPVPLPPPAPPLPASGFSVGFVSEENRPLTGLAAALAGAKLRKVSRGEDSSSTSGGGGSSASSKTDGGRGNGPLPLGGSGLMEEMSALLARRRRIAEKGSTEPEQKEDKTEESESSTSKVSSTSTPELTRKPWERTNTVNGSKSPVISRPKSTSTGQPSANGVQLEGLDYDRLKQDILDEMRKELTKLKEELIDAIRQELSKSNTA
- the ENAH gene encoding protein enabled homolog isoform X2, whose protein sequence is MSEQSICQARAAVMVYDDANKKWVPAGGSAGFSRVHIYHHTGNNTFRVVGRKIQDHQVVINCAIPKGLKYNQATQTFHQWRDARQVYGLNFGSKEDANVFASAMMHALEVLNSQEAGPTLPRQNSQLPSQVQNGPSQEELEIQRRQLQEQQRQKELERERLERERMERERLERERLERERLERERLEQEQLERERQERERQERLERERQEKERQDRERLERLERERQERERQEQLEREQLEWERERRISNAAPSFDNSPYSTPLPDYSSCQPPSAPPPSYAKAVSAPMSEATPEYAVVTSAPPTSTPPTPPLRHSASRFATSLGSAFHPVLPHYATVPRPLNKSSRPPSPVNAPATLPPNTKPVAWSAPSFAPLPPSPPVMISSPPGKATGPRPVLPVSASNPVTQMSTSPTAPNGLPENLAFPAPSPSTSGPTPPLPPPPPPLPSFPPLSLSGPQASPSPNSPNASTPSSKPSVLPSPSAATPASVENSLNSVLGDSSASEPVLQAASQPIDPTTQQGVVQGPPAPPPPPPLPPGPAQSSVAAPPPPGPPPPPPLPAAGPPPPPPPPPPPLPSQAPPVPLPPPAPPLPASGFSVGFVSEENRPLTGLAAALAGAKLRKVSRGEDSSSTSGGGGSSASSKTDGGRGNGPLPLGGSGLMEEMSALLARRRRIAEKGSTEPEQKEDKTEESESSTSKVSSTSTPELTRKPWERTNTVNGSKSPVISRPKSTSTGQPSANGVQLEGLDYDRLKQDILDEMRKELTKLKEELIDAIRQELSKSNTA
- the ENAH gene encoding protein enabled homolog isoform X1, with the protein product MSEQSICQARAAVMVYDDANKKWVPAGGSAGFSRVHIYHHTGNNTFRVVGRKIQDHQVVINCAIPKGLKYNQATQTFHQWRDARQVYGLNFGSKEDANVFASAMMHALEVLNSQEAGPTLPRQNSQLPSQVQNGPSQEELEIQRRQLQEQQRQKELERERLERERMERERLERERLERERLERERLEQEQLERERQERERQERLERERQEKERQDRERLERLERERQERERQEQLEREQLEWERERRISNAAPSFDNSPYSTPLPDYSSCQPPSAPPPSYAKAVSAPMSEATPEYAVVTSAPPTSTPPTPPLRHSASRFATSLGSAFHPVLPHYATVPRPLNKSSRPPSPVNAPATLPPNTKPVAWSAPSFAPLPPSPPVMISSPPGKATGPRPVLPVSASNPVTQMSTSPTAPNGLPENLAFPAPSPSTSGPTPPLPPPPPPLPSFPPLSLSGPQASPSPNSPNASTPSSKPSVLPSPSAATPASVENSLNSVLGDSSASEPVLQAASQPIDPTTQQGVVQGPPAPPPPPPLPPGPAQSSVAAPPPPGPPPPPPLPAAGPPPPPPPPPPPLPSQAPPVPLPPPAPPLPASGFSVGFVSEENRPLTGLAAALAGAKLRKVSRGEDSSSTSGGGGSSASSKTDGGRGNGPLPLGGSGLMEEMSALLARRRRIAEKGSTEPEQKEDKTEESESSTSKVSSTSTPELTRKPWERTNTVNGSKSPVISRRESPWKNLLASENRFYDSLSRPKSTSTGQPSANGVQLEGLDYDRLKQDILDEMRKELTKLKEELIDAIRQELSKSNTA